The genomic stretch CCTTGAATGTTGTATTTTATTTTTAGCGTGGTTTTTAAAACGTTACCCGTTTCCACAACAGGTCTTCCTGTTTATGTCTAGCCTGTCAATTATTGGTGGATTTGCTATTTATTTATGGAACTTCCGTCGAACAGGTTTTTCAATTGCTAAAATTTTAGCTGGAATTTTTGCTCTCGCATTTATGATTCTCTTGCCCCCATCAGGTTATCTTGATACAGCAATAGATGATTTAAGCATGATTGTCTTCTTTTTATTGTCGGTAAGTGTTGATAAAGATGATGATAATTTAATCACTGCACTCTTTTATTTCAAGTTAGTCGTGGCTATTATGGTTTTATTGGCTTACAATGGACATCTTATTCACGATGTCTCTGGAATAAGACCGCATACAGAAATTGTAAGGCACTCTTATGGCTTTATGCATCTAAACTCACTTGGAATGTTTTTCATTACTTTAATTTATGATTTTTCACTGCTTAGAAAGCCTTATCGCTTTGATGGTGGAATAATCATGTTGTTAGCAGCTTTGCTTGTCTTTTCAGTGACGGATTCAAGAACATCATTTTTCATTGCACTTGGTATTATCTTGTGTTATTTCTTGAAACCAATTTTATCGAAAATTAAAGTTTCAGGATATGTTATCATGCCATTTGTTATAGGAATGTTTGCGCTTGGGCTTGCTTTACCGAGATATTTTACACCAGATAATCCTATTTTTGTTACATTGAATCATCTATTTACTGGAAGAACTGGCATCGGTCATGCGTATCTGGAGCAATTTGGTCTCAATTGGATGCCAAGAAATATTCCAACATTTACAGAGATTAACGGTGTTCCAATGTATGATGATAGTTTCTATGTTGATGCGCTTTTGCGTCAGGGGATTATTCTTTTCTGTATGTACCCAATCTTTTTATTGGTTCAATTAAAAGGTAAAAAGTTCACGCTTTTCCATACCTTGCTTTTCTTGTTGACATTCTTTATTGGTACTATGGAACATTATGGAGCAAGTGTTGAAATCTGCACTATCTTATTGCTGAATTATTTTGCGGTTTCTGGTGATAAGCTAGGGGACAAATATTGAAATAGCGTCTAATTTTCGTTATAATAATAGAGTTATGGGAGTCCATGGCTCTATTTTTGTATTGCAGTGAAAAAGGAGTGGACCAATGTAGCCACTATAATCGTTAATGAGTGATACGTTTTTAAAGAGATAATTAAGATTAATAAGGAAATAAAATGACAATTCAAGATGATATTAAAAAACGTCGTACATTTGCCATCATCAGTCACCCGGATGCTGGTAAAACGACAATTACAGAGCAATTACTTTATTTTGGTGGAGAAATCCGTGAAGCAGGTACCGTAAAAGGTAAAAAAACAGGTAACTTTGCTAAATCTGATTGGATGGATATCGAAAAACAACGTGGTATCTCTGTCACATCTTCAGTGATGCAATTTGATTACGCTGGTAAACGTGTGAATATCCTTGATACGCCAGGGCACGAGGACTTCTCTGAAGATACTTACCGTACGCTTATGGCTGTGGATGCTGCGGTTATGGTTGTCGATTCGGCCAAAGGTATCGAAGCACAAACTAAAAAATTATTTGAAGTTGTAAAACACCGTAACATTCCAGTTTTCACTTTTATTAACAAACTTGACCGTGATGGTCGTGAACCACTTGACCTTTTGGAAGAATTGGAAGAAGTGCTTGGTATTGCAAGTTATCCAATGAACTGGCCAATCGGTATGGGTAAATCATTTGAAGGGCTTTACGACTTGTACAACAAACGTTTGGAACTTTACAAAGGTGATGAACGTTTTGCGGACTTGGAAGAAGGGGATAAACTCTTTGCTAACAACCCATTCTACCAACAAGTCTTGGAAGATGTTGAGTTGCTAGAAGAAGCAGGAAATGAATTCTCAGAAGAAGCTATTTTATCAGGTGATTTGACACCAGTCTTCTTTGGTTCTGCCCTTACAAACTTTGGTGTGCAAACTTTCCTTGATACATTCTTGCAATTTGCACCAGAACCTCATGGTCACAAAACAACTGAAGGTAATGAAATCGATCCTTATGATAAAGATTTCTCAGGATTTGTTTTCAAAATCCAAGCTAACATGGACCCTCGTCACCGTGACCGTATTGCCTTTGTACGTATCGTCTCAGGTGAATTTGAACGTGGTATGAGCGTGAATCTTGCTCGTACGAAAAAATCAGTTAAATTGTCAAACGTGACACAGTTTATGGCAGAATCACGTGAAAATGTTGAAAATGCCGTTGCTGGTGATATTATCGGTGTTTACGATACAGGAACTTACCAAGTTGGTGATACATTGACAGTTGGTAAAAATAAATTTGAATTTGAACCACTGCCAACCTTCACTCCAGAATTGTTCATGAAAGTTGCTGCTAAAAACGTCATGAAACAAAAATCATTCCACAAAGGTATCGAACAATTGGTGCAAGAAGGAGCAATCCAATTGTACAAGAACTATCAAACTGGTGATTACATGCTTGGTGCGGTTGGTCAGTTGCAGTTTGAAGTGTTCAAACACCGTATGGAAAATGAATACAATTCTGAAGTTATCATGACTCCAATGGGTAAAAAGACTGTTCGTTGGATTAAACCAGAAGATCTTGACGAACGCATGTCATCAAGCCGAAACATTTTGGCTAAAGACCGCTTTGATCAACCAGTTTTCCTTTTCGAAAATGATTTTGCTCTTCGTTGGTTTGCAGATAAATACCCTGAAGTTGAACTAGAAGAAAAAATGTAATAAATAAAAAAGTCTGAGTTTAGCTCAGGCTTTTTTTCTAGCTAAGATTTGGCATAAAAAAACAGCCCTGACGAATCAGAGCTGTTTTCTTGAGATTATGAAAAAGAAAAGTTTTAGGATGTTTATATTGTATCTATCAATCCTTAAAGAAACCTTAAAATTCTTTCAAAAACTGTCAAAAACATTTTTTACAGAAAATTTAAAATTGTTAGATTTATGAAAGCGTGTTAATGATTTAAATGGTCCTGTTTCCTATCTTTTTGTTCTAGAATATGTTACACTAGAAAAGTTGTTAAACAACGAAATTAAAGTTTAATAAGGCAGCTTCGCACTGCCTTTTAGAAAAGAGAAAAATTTGAAATTTACAGAACTTAACTTATCGGAAGCAATCCTTGCTGCTGTTGAAAAAGCAGGCTTTGTTGAGCCATCACCAATCCAAGAGTTGACAATCCCTTTGGCATTGGAAGGTAAGGATGTTATCGGACAAGCGCAAACTGGTACTGGGAAGACAGCAGCTTTTGGTCTTCCAACTTTAGATAAAATCGATACAAGTCGCAATCTTGTTCAAGCTTTGGTGATTGCGCCAACACGTGAATTAGCGGTTCAAGGTCAAGAAGAATTGTTCCGCTTTGGTCGTGAAAAAGGAGTTAAAGTCCGTTCAGTTTACGGCGGTTCAAGCATTGAAAAACAAATTAAAGCTCTTCGTTCAGGTGCTCATATTGTTGTTGGGACACCAGGTCGTTTGCTTGATTTGATTAAACGTAAAGCTTTAAAACTTGAACATGTTGAAACATTGATTCTTGATGAAGCAGATGAAATGCTTAACATGGGATTCTTAGAAGATATTGAAGCTATTATCAGCCGTGTGCCAGAAACACGCCAAACGCTTCTTTTCTCAGCTACTATGCCTGAAGCTATCAAACGTATCGGGGTTAAATTCATGCAAAATCCTGAACACGTTAAAGTGGCTGCTAAAGAATTAACAACTGACCTTGTTGATCAGTACTATGTCCGTGTTAAAGAACAAGATAAATTTGATACTATGACTCGTCTTATGGACGTTGACCAACCAGAATTGTCAATTGTCTTTGGACGTACAAAACGTCGTGTCGATGAATTGACACGTGGTTTGAAATTGCGTGGCTACCGTGCTGAAGGAATTCACGGTGACCTTGATCAAGGTAAACGTCTTCGTGTCCTACGCGATTTCAAAAATGATAATATCGATATTTTGGTTGCGACTGACGTTGCAGCGCGTGGTCTTGATATTTCAGGGGTGACACACGTTTATAACTATGATATTCCACAAGATCCAGAAAGCTACGTACACCGTATTGGACGTACTGGACGTGCAGGTAAACACGGTCAATCTATTACTTTTGTTGCTCCAAATGAAATGGGTTACTTGTCAATCATTGAAAAATTGACTAAAAAACGCATGAAAGGTATGAAACCAGCTACAGCTGACGAAGCCTTTAAAGCTAAGAAAAAAGTTGCTCTTAAGAAAATTGAACGTGATTTTGCTGACGAAAAAATCCGTAACAGCTTTGATAAATTCAAAGGCGATGCGGTTAAATTGGCTGCAGAATTCACACCAGAAGAGTTGGCACTTTACATCTTGAGCTTAACCGTTAAAGACCCTGAAACTCTTCCAAAAGTTGAAATTGCGCGTGAAAAACCATTACCATTCAAACCTTCAGGTGGTGGCTTTAACAACCGTAAAGGTGGACGTGGAAATAATGGCCGTGGACGTGATAACCGCCGCGGCGGACGTGATCGCAAACGTGATGACCGTGACAACGGCTACCGCGATTTCAAACGCACATCATCTAAAAACAAACGTGATTTCCAAAATAAAGATAACAAACGCCCACACCGCACATCAAGCGAGAAGAAAAATGGTTTTGTTATCCGTAACAAAGGGGAAAGATAATAGTAAAACGCACTCTGCTTGAGCAGGGTGCGTTTTTGATTAATCTTTGTGTTCGTTAATA from Streptococcus ruminicola encodes the following:
- a CDS encoding polymerase, whose translation is MVEKSVKEGNKDSVVIYRALYFLECCILFLAWFLKRYPFPQQVFLFMSSLSIIGGFAIYLWNFRRTGFSIAKILAGIFALAFMILLPPSGYLDTAIDDLSMIVFFLLSVSVDKDDDNLITALFYFKLVVAIMVLLAYNGHLIHDVSGIRPHTEIVRHSYGFMHLNSLGMFFITLIYDFSLLRKPYRFDGGIIMLLAALLVFSVTDSRTSFFIALGIILCYFLKPILSKIKVSGYVIMPFVIGMFALGLALPRYFTPDNPIFVTLNHLFTGRTGIGHAYLEQFGLNWMPRNIPTFTEINGVPMYDDSFYVDALLRQGIILFCMYPIFLLVQLKGKKFTLFHTLLFLLTFFIGTMEHYGASVEICTILLLNYFAVSGDKLGDKY
- a CDS encoding peptide chain release factor 3 encodes the protein MTIQDDIKKRRTFAIISHPDAGKTTITEQLLYFGGEIREAGTVKGKKTGNFAKSDWMDIEKQRGISVTSSVMQFDYAGKRVNILDTPGHEDFSEDTYRTLMAVDAAVMVVDSAKGIEAQTKKLFEVVKHRNIPVFTFINKLDRDGREPLDLLEELEEVLGIASYPMNWPIGMGKSFEGLYDLYNKRLELYKGDERFADLEEGDKLFANNPFYQQVLEDVELLEEAGNEFSEEAILSGDLTPVFFGSALTNFGVQTFLDTFLQFAPEPHGHKTTEGNEIDPYDKDFSGFVFKIQANMDPRHRDRIAFVRIVSGEFERGMSVNLARTKKSVKLSNVTQFMAESRENVENAVAGDIIGVYDTGTYQVGDTLTVGKNKFEFEPLPTFTPELFMKVAAKNVMKQKSFHKGIEQLVQEGAIQLYKNYQTGDYMLGAVGQLQFEVFKHRMENEYNSEVIMTPMGKKTVRWIKPEDLDERMSSSRNILAKDRFDQPVFLFENDFALRWFADKYPEVELEEKM
- a CDS encoding DEAD/DEAH box helicase; amino-acid sequence: MKFTELNLSEAILAAVEKAGFVEPSPIQELTIPLALEGKDVIGQAQTGTGKTAAFGLPTLDKIDTSRNLVQALVIAPTRELAVQGQEELFRFGREKGVKVRSVYGGSSIEKQIKALRSGAHIVVGTPGRLLDLIKRKALKLEHVETLILDEADEMLNMGFLEDIEAIISRVPETRQTLLFSATMPEAIKRIGVKFMQNPEHVKVAAKELTTDLVDQYYVRVKEQDKFDTMTRLMDVDQPELSIVFGRTKRRVDELTRGLKLRGYRAEGIHGDLDQGKRLRVLRDFKNDNIDILVATDVAARGLDISGVTHVYNYDIPQDPESYVHRIGRTGRAGKHGQSITFVAPNEMGYLSIIEKLTKKRMKGMKPATADEAFKAKKKVALKKIERDFADEKIRNSFDKFKGDAVKLAAEFTPEELALYILSLTVKDPETLPKVEIAREKPLPFKPSGGGFNNRKGGRGNNGRGRDNRRGGRDRKRDDRDNGYRDFKRTSSKNKRDFQNKDNKRPHRTSSEKKNGFVIRNKGER